Proteins encoded together in one Cataglyphis hispanica isolate Lineage 1 chromosome 17, ULB_Chis1_1.0, whole genome shotgun sequence window:
- the LOC126855958 gene encoding LOW QUALITY PROTEIN: trichohyalin-like (The sequence of the model RefSeq protein was modified relative to this genomic sequence to represent the inferred CDS: inserted 4 bases in 2 codons), protein MLPQEDAGQVQEVGKKEAEMKTHEETPHTAVSTTSLTEVPGRVSRRTARRSYLCTHAQISFFHLLGAAPRKCILRSILRISNENSKGRGRRCYLLRSTCNRVQRSQVHRMRHNERRMQPRMTVALATVWFTVAGLVGGTVALRLSNDQYFPASPHRYAELQRDQTRDWRVHDRPVEDQPLDLWIGSRRSISAEELKALRHNAKFAKQDFSLEKPLKDIVSSKQVYSLSSWQRRLPNITTTEFAADKVDYGYEMPETLSREAMVPRSDPLDDPFVADDTFQDQGPGSMEIYKLDLSKEKALLTAITPPNLSSRNKSKAPKKMMGHLNLKTEIKSTTIDPRVHHRQSNFFEEQRTEIPLVNRDAFDVGGVPELQVGCEGLEASPSSHKAKRSIDTSDKEEKGMVPASVLLDVMPISLDLDYNLSYDEENYEEMDELFKLKKLETVTKGNKPNRGDMDASHLNSDHLDESRRPEKLPIRGDLGKSIPQNFRELVIDREKSQKLTDLEIKRGIKAKRALVSSNDAIRNRGLLWLAQAERFEDKKGKRKRARRSANWGFGENEGVVSSDELHTVNERRRQHEMRYHQDVSKRRDQHHGINPDVDSIRREYEKLLEQKRREEEERLRRMQQGDRNTLSRWEEEXRRRDEMRKTQYHKYRSRMDHTSTPRMDDEETRRRQMEERQRQEIERNRTQEMARRKEEERKRLREEEEQRRRLQEEEETRKRPHNNKWNEENARRSESKTPVSNEKRRQRLHNEEIRRREEERQRQLQKEEQYRSQQEAQRRKEEEERRRQEDRARNLSEDDRRRLEERRREWLEKKRQREEDETRRQQPPSNLMRMGHRTGHPNDIRQRDQDEERRMREEERQREQKLREYIARNQPINVTPVDRKSEEKRARYGPEESRDPRINASRNDEEYRAREQRRRQEEERKLQDYIRRNQPVSVPSRSNQSSVTDRNWFEERRLIEEARRRNPDRYPDSGAKRHHGPSAPTFNIDRHEEVRQRQRQXKRRKLEDRRQRYEAEERRKDPIARRQREEEERRLREEARRREEEARKAQSRRYEEDRKRLEALKLQAERRRQEMLKERSRNEAAGRTRQPEATRPTYYQDPRLLEHRRRQDSQPIPTNLVQNEEARRAAAEREKQRLMEAERRRQDDSRMREHRPKETDQWRRQELVRLNSLPVSARIIVVPPGSSSPVSPVVISRTGFDNEIDFTGINPHREGIQAPKFPVPPTSRPPPKSPGPCVWAIVQCCSPNNNRLVKCFESMGCPGVNWDPEPCRAAIANAARAEVMKFYANASNQ, encoded by the exons GAGGATGCAGCCACGGATGACAGTGGCTCTGGCCACGGTTTGGTTCACGGTGGCGGGTCTGGTAGGAGGAACGGTCGCCCTCCGTCTCTCCAACGATCAATACTTCCCCGCGTCCCCGCATCGCTACGCTGAGCTTCAACGAGACCAGACTCGAGACTGGAGGGTTCACGACAGACCGGTCGAGGATCAACCGCTCGACCTTTGGATCGGCTCGCGAAGGTCAATTTCCGCGGAGG aattaaaagcTCTACGTCATAATGCCAAGTTTGCTAAGCAAGATTTTTCGCTTGAGAAGCCACTGAAGGACATTGTCTCATCAAAGCAAGTCTACTCCCTTTCAAGCTGGCAGAGGCGGTTGCCAAATATCACTACCACGGAATTCGCGGCCGACAAAGTCGATTACGGTTACGAGATGCCGGAGACGCTTTCGCGCGAAGCGATGGTACCTCGTTCAGATCCCTTGGACGACCCCTTTGTGGCCGATGACACGTTCCAGGATCAAGGCCCGGGCTCAATGGAAATATACAAGCTGGACCTGTCCAAAGAGAAGGCTCTACTTACCGCAATCACGCCCCCCAATTTATCATCAAGAAACAAAAGCAAAGCTCCGAAGAAAATGATGGGTCACTTGAATTTAAAGACGGAAATCAAGTCGACAACAATAGATCCGAGGGTTCATCATAGGCAATCAAACTTTTTCGAAGAGCAACGAACCGAGATACCTTTGGTCAACAGAGACGCCTTCGACGTTGGCGGTGTGCCGGAGCTACAGGTTGGATGCGAGGGTCTAGAAGCGTCGCCATCGTCCCACAAGGCAAAAAGATCGATAGATACATCCGACAAGGAGGAGAAGGGGATGGTACCGGCGTCCGTACTACTGGACGTAATGCCAATATCCCTCGATCTCGACTATAATCTGTCATACGATGAAGAAAACTACGAAGAGATGGACGAGCTGTTCAAGTTGAAGAAATTAGAAACCGTTACAAAGGGGAACAAGCCGAACAGGGGCGACATGGACGCTAGCCATCTGAATTCCGATCATCTAGACGAATCCAGGCGACCGGAGAAGTTACCGATTCGAGGGGATTTGGGTAAATCCATTCCACAAAATTTCCGCGAACTTGTAATCGATCGGGAAAAGTCACAAAAATTGACAGATCTCGAAATTAAGAGGGGAATTAAAGCGAAGCGGGCGCTGGTTTCATCGAACGATGCTATCAGGAATCGGGGGTTACTGTGGCTCGCCCAGGCCGAGAGATTTGAGGACAAGAAGGGCAAGCGAAAACGTGCGAGGCGGTCGGCCAATTGGGGCTTCGGCGAGAACGAAGGTGTCGTATCCAGCGACGAATTACATACCGTGAATGAGCGTCGCAGGCAGCACGAGATGCGATACCATCAAGACGTATCCAAACGACGTGACCAGCATCATGGAATAAATCCAGATGTCGATAGTATCAGACGGGAGTACGAGAAATTACTCGAACAGAAACGAAGGGAAGAGGAAGAGCGACTACGACGAATGCAACAGGGTGATCGAAATACGCTGAGCAGAtgggaggagga gagaagaaggGACGAAATGCGAAAGACGCAATACCATAAGTATCGTAGCAGGATGGATCATACCTCGACACCTCGCATGGATGACGAGGAGACGCGACGACGACAGATGgaggagagacagagacaggaAATAGAGCGAAATCGAACGCAAGAGATGGCCAGACGAAAAGAGGAAGAGCGGAAGAGGCTTAGGGAAGAGGAGGAACAAAGACGACGATTgcaggaagaagaagaaacgagGAAAAGACCGCATAATAACAAATGGAACGAGGAAAATGCGAGGAGATCGGAATCTAAAACACCTGTAAGCAACGAAAAGAGAAGACAAAGGCTTCACAATGAAGAGATAAGGAGGAGGGAGGAAGAACGACAAAGACAGTTGCAGAAAGAAGAACAGTATAGATCGCAGCAAGAAGCGCaaagaagaaaggaagaagaagaaagacgaCGTCAAGAAGATCGCGCGAGGAATCTTTCCGAAGACGATAGAAGACGACTGGAGGAACGTCGCAGAGAATGgttggagaaaaagagacagcgGGAAGAGGACGAGACAAGGCGACAGCAGCCACCATCAAACTTGATGCGCATGGGACATCGTACCGGCCATCCGAACGATATCAGACAACGTGATCAAGATGAAGAAAGACGCATGCGGGAAGAGGAGAGACAACGGGAGCAGAAGCTGCGGGAATATATCGCGCGAAATCAACCGATCAACGTCACTCCTGTCGATCGCAAATCGGAGGAAAAGAGAGCGCGCTATGGACCCGAAGAAAGCAGAGATCCGCGGATAAACGCGAGCAGAAACGACGAAGAATATCGCGCGAGAGAGCAACGTAGGAGGCAGGAGGAAGAGCGAAAGTTGCAGGATTATATCAGGAGGAACCAGCCGGTGAGCGTGCCTTCGAGAAGCAATCAATCGAGCGTAACGGATCGTAACTGGTTCGAAGAGCGGAGGTTGATCGAGGAAGCTAGGCGTCGCAATCCCGACAGGTATCCCGATTCAGGAGCGAAAAGGCACCATGGCCCATCGGCTCCTACGTTCAATATCGATCGGCATGAAGAAGTAAGACAGAGACAGCGGCA GAAACGGAGAAAGTTGGAAGATAGACGACAGAGGTACGAGGCGGAAGAGCGACGGAAGGATCCTATCGCCAGACGACagcgagaggaggaggagagacgACTGCGAGAGGAAGCGAGAAGACGAGAGGAGGAGGCGAGAAAGGCGCAATCCAGAAGATACGAGGAGGATAGGAAGCGACTGGAGGCACTGAAGTTGCAGGCCGAAAGGAGGAGACAGGAGATGCTGAAAGAACGGTCCAGAAACGAAGCTGCTGGAAGAACTAGACAGCCGGAAGCCACGAGGCCGACCTACTATCAGGACCCTCGTCTTTTGGAGCACAGAAGACGGCAGGATAGTCAACCGATTCCGACCAATTTGGTACAAAACGAAGAGGCCAGGAGGGCGGCAGCGGAACGAGAGAAGCAAAGGCTGATGGAGGCTGAAAGACGACGACAGGATGATAGCAG AATGAGGGAGCACAGACCGAAGGAGACCGACCAGTGGAGACGGCAGGAACTAGTCAGACTCAACTCCCTACCGGTGAGCGCAAGGATAATTGTAGTCCCTCCCGGTTCCTCGTCGCCCGTCTCGCCAGTGGTGATATCGAGGACCGGCTTCGACAACGAGATCGATTTCACG GGAATTAATCCACATCGCGAGGGCATACAAGCGCCAAAGTTCCCTGTCCCTCCGACTTCGCGGCCGCCCCCAAAGTCTCCCGGACCATGTGTCTGGGCAATTGTTCAATGTTGTTCGCCTAATAACAATCGTCTCGTAAAGTGTTTCGAATCGATGGGCTGCCCCGGGGTTAATTGGGATCCTGAACCGTGCAGGGCTGCCATCGCGAATGCCGCCAGAGCAGAAGTCATGAAGTTCTATGCCAACGCgtcaaatcaataa